Genomic window (Drosophila ananassae strain 14024-0371.13 chromosome 3L, ASM1763931v2, whole genome shotgun sequence):
tatatataaatataatttttgttttcataaatttattattattatagtttgttttttttttgtttgtttgctgttttgtttttagtttttttgccttttgtttttcgcttttgtcatatacatatacataaattgaattttgtataTCTGAATTTTGTCTCCAACCGGTCCTTCTGCTTTCATTTATATAAATtgaaaacttaattttaaatgtaaaaatgtTAAAACTACATTCAATTATAAATAATGTTGGTTTTTGTCTTTGTCGTATTATTTATATGCAATGTTCGCTCGTTAcgtaataatatttataattaatattaattaattagcaTAGTTTACGTTACGTTTATGTAAATTTTAAAGCAATAACAAGCCatctcattttttatttaatttattctcTTCACTAATCATTGTTGTAAATCGCTTTTCTcattttgctttttgttttattttgttttttgtgtcttTTATATAGTTTTGGATGTACTAATTCATGCAAATTGCTTCATTATCGATGAATCCCGACCATAAATTCACTCGATTCCCTCATCTCGTTATGCAAAAAGGTGGAATTCGCTCCTACTTTGGGTTTCTCCTTTCTCCCGTCTACAGTATTTCACAAAATATTACAATCTCGCAGAAGGAGAGAAACAAGCGGAGACAACAACCGACACCGACACCTGGCTCGCACACCTGATCTATCATAACACCTAAATAAATGTGGGTGGTGTTGTGCATACCAATGCCATTTAATTACCCCGTTcagttattaaatatttaatctttTATGTTGCTGATGTTCCTGTTGTCTAACTTGGtatctcattttttttatcttttcctcatttttttcattttgtttttttcatgTTTGGATGTTTGCGGGTTCTGGTGTTTACTCATttgtaacatatataaaaaatatgaatataattatttgcTAAAAACCTCTAAGATTTACGCCATTTTGAAGCATTTAGAAAAGGCAAAGAAGAAGAACATCGCAGATCCTACCAGATCCcaacacatacatatacatatgtcatCCGCTGTTGCTGTCTCCAAACTTCAGAATCCTCATCGGTCCTCGGCCATCTTCTTCTAATTAATTACAAAAAGGGTATCAAGCGCGCCAATTTCAGCGCGTTGTCCAGAAAGGCGCTCCACAAGTCGTTCAGGCGCTTGGAGCGCGACATCAGGAAGCGCCACGTGAGCAGCACCGCCACCAGTTTGGTCAGCTGATGCAGATAGTAGAGCCTAAAAGGATAACGACaagaattaaaatatatttccaaAGTAGGAATGTAGATCCCCTACCTTAGCATACGCTTTCTGCTGGCAGGCAAGGACTCGGGTCGCTGCTTGAACAGAAACTCCCTGAATCCGAGCACATAGCGCTCCACATACTTATCCCAGTTGATGTGACGGACATCGAAAACGAAGATCTCCCGATCCTTGGGACTTAGCGTATTCAGCAGGGCGTGGACATTGTCGTCTTTGAAGCGCCATTGGCGTGTGGCAAAGTACTCTAAGCATTCCACAGCTTtggcaattttattttgtacgCTGACAACGCTACAAAAACAGAAGAAAAAAGTCAACAAAACAAGAGCTCTTGGGGAAGCGATGTGGAATACTCACAAGGGCTTCTTGCCCATGATTCGAGCCACTCCGTCCAGAATGTAGGCCGGTAGGAAGTGTTTGACTATACAATTCAGCGTGTTCATGGGGCGGTTCATTCGCAGGTCACCAGTCGGATACCACAGGCAGCCCtctacaaaaaataatatgataaTTATATATAACGAGGCTATTTCCGAGGAATCATACCCAGGGGATGCTTGCGCACACTGGACATGGCGTGTTTGACGAACTCCGACCAGACGATGGGATTGCGCTGGCCGGTGCAACAATTGTAGATGAGAAGGTTGTTGGACTTGCGGGTAGCAGTGCGCCAGGCGGCGGCAATCATCAGGTTAATCACAATATCGACAGGTACCATATCGGCCACATAGTTCTTCTCGCACATCATCGTGCGGAACATGCCCTTGGCCAGCGCCGAGACCAAGCCAGTCGGCCCATTGAAGTTGTCCACCCAGCCGGCGAAAGGCTCATTCAGACTGGCAGTCACTGTGGCATACAAAATTGTTAGTAAAATTTAAActcttaattttaaatgataGGAAACTCACCAATCGATGGCCTTACAATGGCAACGGGCAGATTACCAGCCTCCTTAAGTAACATATGCTCCGCTAAGGCTTTTGTAAATGTGTACGTATTGGGACGCTTGCCAATCAGACGCGGTGTcagcttaaattttaaacattttatattaaaataaatcattaaaTTATAGATTAAAGTACCAACCTGATCGAGTATATCCTCCGGAAGCCAGTTGATTAGTGAGATGATATCGTCGGGATTGTACGGCGGCGCATAGATAACCTCAGACACATCGGTTCTATCGCAATTGCAATAGGCAGTGGAGACATGGATTAGTGCctaaaatacaaattataattttattatttatttatttataatataaattattatttagaCTCACGTCCAGTGACAGCATACGATGGCAGAGCTCGACAAGACGTTTCGTGCCCAACATATTTATTGTGACAGACAGTTTGAGCTTCTCATCGAATTTCACAGTAGCAGCCGAATGAAAGACCACGGACACATTGCGACACAGTAGAttctaaaaatatacaaattattttttatttatattaaaaaatatacgaTGTAGACCTACCTGATCCTTTTCTGAAATGCCCAATTCCTCAGATGTAATATCGCCCGAAATAGGTATGACTTTGCTGAGCTCCTTGGGTTTCTCGCGACGCAGTGATTCGAAAagctataaaataatataattatttcaaATCTTAATTAATATATTGTAAGTTACTTACTGGTGCATTTAACAGTTCGGTGAGACGTGCAGAAACTTCTTGACCGCGTTTCGGTCGTATCAGAAGATATATATTCCTTATGTCCGGACATGAGCGCAACAACTTCTCCACCAGGACCTGAAAAGGCGATCAAGTGGAAATGTAATTAGTCATCTATTCATTGCACAAAGGCTGTAAACAGTAAACGATTAATGCTACGCCCTCACCAGGACACACTTGACCCACTTCGATAATGTCTGCGGCTCGGCTTGGCTGGACTCTTTTGGGGAAACTACTTCCCCCTGGGCTGGGACACGCCCCAGAAACGATGTGAGAATTGTATCGGAATTAAGCGAAAACAGCTCACGgcagacaaacaaaaaaaaaacacaaaaaagggTAGGTGACTTCCATGGATTGTTCCGAGTGGGTGGCTGAGTGGGTGGTTGGTGTGGCAAGTGGGTGCAAGGTGGTGGGCGTGCCAGGAGCACAAAATCGATGAACACAACACACAGCACTGTGAGCTCAGAGTCTGGGCGGCGCCGTTGCGATTTCATGTCATAATGACGCAGTCTGAGGCAACCGACATGCAATATGCACGGAGAGAAAAAAGAGGTGGCTCAGGTTTAAATACAAGTTGTGCATAGAACCAAAGGGAAAGGATTTGTCCCCTTTTGCTCCTTGAACGGCAGTTAGGTGAACCCTGAAGTAGGAAGCCCCAATTCCAGATACAGTTGCAGCATTATGGGGCATTCGCATGGCAGGCGACGATGAGTCAACAACGTCTGACTGCTTAGCTGGCTAAGTTCAGCTCAAGCGTTtcgaataaaaaacaaaaaactacaaCTTGGCCAAGCCAAACCGAGTCAAGCACACACGCATATCGGCCATAAGCAGCCAGCACGAAGTGCATCTAAAATTCAGTCTGGCTGCGGGGCAAACACTTCACTCCACTCCAGTCAACCAACCACCCACCCGCCACTTTATTGCCTGacgtttttgtttattgtctGACGCTTTGTTTttacacacacagacacacacaaatATTTGTGCATATTTTATGTGCGAGAACACTTGGAGTTCTCAATCGAGCCCAACCAGGCCAGCGGGTTCAATAGTTCAATTCAAAGCCAATAAacacgcggcgtatgcgtgACGTGAATGCAGGAAACTGGTCGCGTGGCCcgcaaaagtatgcaacaattGTTGAAAATTAAGGCCATCCAAGTTATTGCCCAAAATTGATTATCAGCTCTTTAAAATAGTCTGGCTTAAAGGAAAAACTAGTTGACTAAAACTCACCTTTCCCATAAAGCCAGTTCCTCCCGTTATGAAGACACTGCGTCCCGCGTAAAACTGACCAATGGGAACGTAACTGGTGTCGTCCGCCCGATAGCGTTCGTAGGGCATCTGGAGGCCATTGCTGCTGGGCGGCAAGGGCAGAGCGGTGGTGGGCGCCACCGCGGACAGGAGGTTCGATGCTGCggccgctgccgccgctgctgccgtcGATGAGGATGAAACGGCACCGGAGGCGGCGGCTGAGACGGCAGATGAGGCGGCGTGGGTCAAGCCGTTGGTTCTGGCCAGACTGCCGTTGAGGAGCTTGGTGACTGCATCGTGACTGCTGTTTGCGGGCTGGCTGTTTGGGGATGACTGCTGTTTGAGGCTGCTGTTTGTGGCtgcttccgtttccgctttGTTGTTGGCTACCGCGTTTGACATGTTCGCTTGTTTGTGGTTGTGTGTGTGCTGCTTGCTGCCTATTATCCTTCGAGTATCCTTCGCTTAAGTTAAATTAGGAAGCAGTTTTTTGTCATTTACAGTGTGCGCTCGAGTTTTCTCTACTCTCTTCCAGGGGACACTTCCCTTCTACTCTTCTTTTTTTCCCCCAAGAAGTTTCCTTAAATTCCTAGATATACTTTTGGTTTGGAAGTTGCTTTTCCGATTTTTCGATTTTCCCGTTTATCTTTTAATTGGAAGCCTTTGAGTTTCTTGTTGTCTGTTTGTCACATAGACCTTTGACTATTTCTATGATTTGGTGCGAGCGGGGCAATGATTTATGCAATCAAGTCCGTTGAAAAGCTTGCTGAATATCCTTCTGCCGCCGGTGAGCGCTTTTCCATGTTTCCATTAGTCACTTGTCCTGGAGGTGGCTTTGGGTTAGTCTTGAACAGAAAAGTCAGTAGAACGGCAGGAGAAACGATGTCCTGTGGATTGGGTGGGGGATGTTGTGAACTAGACAGATTTACGACAACAGCTGAACTGCAaagaaaaaagtataaaata
Coding sequences:
- the LOC6494262 gene encoding putative fatty acyl-CoA reductase CG5065, which gives rise to MSNAVANNKAETEAATNSSLKQQSSPNSQPANSSHDAVTKLLNGSLARTNGLTHAASSAVSAAASGAVSSSSTAAAAAAAAASNLLSAVAPTTALPLPPSSNGLQMPYERYRADDTSYVPIGQFYAGRSVFITGGTGFMGKVLVEKLLRSCPDIRNIYLLIRPKRGQEVSARLTELLNAPLFESLRREKPKELSKVIPISGDITSEELGISEKDQNLLCRNVSVVFHSAATVKFDEKLKLSVTINMLGTKRLVELCHRMLSLDALIHVSTAYCNCDRTDVSEVIYAPPYNPDDIISLINWLPEDILDQLTPRLIGKRPNTYTFTKALAEHMLLKEAGNLPVAIVRPSIVTASLNEPFAGWVDNFNGPTGLVSALAKGMFRTMMCEKNYVADMVPVDIVINLMIAAAWRTATRKSNNLLIYNCCTGQRNPIVWSEFVKHAMSSVRKHPLEGCLWYPTGDLRMNRPMNTLNCIVKHFLPAYILDGVARIMGKKPFVVSVQNKIAKAVECLEYFATRQWRFKDDNVHALLNTLSPKDREIFVFDVRHINWDKYVERYVLGFREFLFKQRPESLPASRKRMLRLYYLHQLTKLVAVLLTWRFLMSRSKRLNDLWSAFLDNALKLARLIPFL